A region of Drosophila suzukii chromosome 2L, CBGP_Dsuzu_IsoJpt1.0, whole genome shotgun sequence DNA encodes the following proteins:
- the LOC108011946 gene encoding inactive pancreatic lipase-related protein 1 isoform X2 — MASPLPTRTRFILAKTPNKANRFINRGDKFGIRGEVALNQEDYNKTWIYMPNGQGKPEVAYLVEPPPENRINLPQLIKFELYGRDSSSSADFWIDENNFEFPQRHKRDTWQEMAEKFNPDLDTKILVHGWKSSTMSNSIQSIRGAYIERGQVNVFAINWKDQADNIYYLTPARYTVQVGRAVAKLIDLLVEEKDADPNRIHLIGHSLGAHIMGYAGSYTKYRVNRITGLDPARPAFEDCIGPENHLDDTDANFVDVIHSCAGYLGFRKPIGMVDFYPNGGGPPQPGCKELSQIFTGCSHGRSYEYYAESINSPKGFYGVPCSGLDELKGKNCTGGKILMGDPVPRDARGIFFVKTANKPSYALGIDDIWSN; from the exons TTGGCATTCGTGGCGAGGTTGCTCTGAACCAGGAGGATTACAACAAGACCTGGATTTATATGCCCAATGGACAGGGTAAGCCGGAGGTGGCCTACCTGGTGGAACCTCCGCCCGAGAACCGTATCAATCTTCCCCAGCTCATCAAGTTTGAACTGTATGGGAG GGATTCCAGTTCTAGCGCAGATTTCTGGATTGATGAAAACAATTTTGAGTTTCCACAACGCCACAAGCGAGACACTTGGCAGGAGATGGCCGAAAAGTTTAATCCGGACCTGGACACAAAGATCCTCGTCCACGGCTGGAAGTCCAGCACCATGAGCAACTCGATCCAATCGATTCGCGGAGCTTATATCGAACGGGGCCAGGTGAACGTTTTCGCCATCAACTGGAAGGATCAGGCGGATAATATTTACTACCTGACTCCGGCTCGATACACAGTGCAAGTGGGTAGGGCGGTTGCAAAGCTGATTGATCTCCTCGTGGAGGAGAAGGACGCGGATCCGAATAGGATACACCTCATAGGCCACAGTCTGGGTGCACACATAATGGGCTATGCGGGCTCCTACACCAAGTACAGGGTTAACCGCATCACTGGTCTGGATCCGGCGCGGCCTGCTTTCGAGGATTGCATCGGTCCGGAGAATCACCTCGACGATACGGACGCCAACTTTGTGGATGTTATTCACAGTTGTGCCGGTTATCTGGGATTCAGAAAACCAATCGGTATGGTGGATTTTTATCCAAATGGTGGGGGACCACCGCAGCCGGGTTGCAAGGAGCTTTCACAGATTTTTA cTGGTTGCAGTCATGGACGTTCGTACGAATATTATGCAGAATCCATAAATTCACCAAAAGGTTTTTATGGTGTTCCCTGCTCTGGTCTAGATGAACTTAAGGGAAAAAACTGTACAGGCGGCAAAATCTTGATGGGGGACCCTGTTCCACGCGACGCTCGTGGGATATTTTTTGTGAAAACGGCCAACAAACCGAGTTATGCCTTGGGAATCGATGATATATGGAGTAACTAA
- the LOC108011946 gene encoding inactive pancreatic lipase-related protein 1 isoform X3, whose product MLLFFWLCGLALYWMVGIRGEVALNQEDYNKTWIYMPNGQGKPEVAYLVEPPPENRINLPQLIKFELYGRDSSSSADFWIDENNFEFPQRHKRDTWQEMAEKFNPDLDTKILVHGWKSSTMSNSIQSIRGAYIERGQVNVFAINWKDQADNIYYLTPARYTVQVGRAVAKLIDLLVEEKDADPNRIHLIGHSLGAHIMGYAGSYTKYRVNRITGLDPARPAFEDCIGPENHLDDTDANFVDVIHSCAGYLGFRKPIGMVDFYPNGGGPPQPGCKELSQIFTGCSHGRSYEYYAESINSPKGFYGVPCSGLDELKGKNCTGGKILMGDPVPRDARGIFFVKTANKPSYALGIDDIWSN is encoded by the exons ATGTTGCTATTTTTCTGGCTCTGTGGCTTGGCCCTTTATTGGATGG TTGGCATTCGTGGCGAGGTTGCTCTGAACCAGGAGGATTACAACAAGACCTGGATTTATATGCCCAATGGACAGGGTAAGCCGGAGGTGGCCTACCTGGTGGAACCTCCGCCCGAGAACCGTATCAATCTTCCCCAGCTCATCAAGTTTGAACTGTATGGGAG GGATTCCAGTTCTAGCGCAGATTTCTGGATTGATGAAAACAATTTTGAGTTTCCACAACGCCACAAGCGAGACACTTGGCAGGAGATGGCCGAAAAGTTTAATCCGGACCTGGACACAAAGATCCTCGTCCACGGCTGGAAGTCCAGCACCATGAGCAACTCGATCCAATCGATTCGCGGAGCTTATATCGAACGGGGCCAGGTGAACGTTTTCGCCATCAACTGGAAGGATCAGGCGGATAATATTTACTACCTGACTCCGGCTCGATACACAGTGCAAGTGGGTAGGGCGGTTGCAAAGCTGATTGATCTCCTCGTGGAGGAGAAGGACGCGGATCCGAATAGGATACACCTCATAGGCCACAGTCTGGGTGCACACATAATGGGCTATGCGGGCTCCTACACCAAGTACAGGGTTAACCGCATCACTGGTCTGGATCCGGCGCGGCCTGCTTTCGAGGATTGCATCGGTCCGGAGAATCACCTCGACGATACGGACGCCAACTTTGTGGATGTTATTCACAGTTGTGCCGGTTATCTGGGATTCAGAAAACCAATCGGTATGGTGGATTTTTATCCAAATGGTGGGGGACCACCGCAGCCGGGTTGCAAGGAGCTTTCACAGATTTTTA cTGGTTGCAGTCATGGACGTTCGTACGAATATTATGCAGAATCCATAAATTCACCAAAAGGTTTTTATGGTGTTCCCTGCTCTGGTCTAGATGAACTTAAGGGAAAAAACTGTACAGGCGGCAAAATCTTGATGGGGGACCCTGTTCCACGCGACGCTCGTGGGATATTTTTTGTGAAAACGGCCAACAAACCGAGTTATGCCTTGGGAATCGATGATATATGGAGTAACTAA
- the LOC108011946 gene encoding inactive pancreatic lipase-related protein 1 isoform X1: MSSNALACICNVINPCRNEVSTTFVVVQWLITGFAALAQVVRPVLLLFGIRGEVALNQEDYNKTWIYMPNGQGKPEVAYLVEPPPENRINLPQLIKFELYGRDSSSSADFWIDENNFEFPQRHKRDTWQEMAEKFNPDLDTKILVHGWKSSTMSNSIQSIRGAYIERGQVNVFAINWKDQADNIYYLTPARYTVQVGRAVAKLIDLLVEEKDADPNRIHLIGHSLGAHIMGYAGSYTKYRVNRITGLDPARPAFEDCIGPENHLDDTDANFVDVIHSCAGYLGFRKPIGMVDFYPNGGGPPQPGCKELSQIFTGCSHGRSYEYYAESINSPKGFYGVPCSGLDELKGKNCTGGKILMGDPVPRDARGIFFVKTANKPSYALGIDDIWSN, translated from the exons ATGTCCTCGAATGCGCTGGCCTGCATCTGCAATGTGATAAATCCCTGTCGTAACGAGGTCTCCACCACATTTGTGGTTGTTCAG TGGCTTATTACCGGCTTTGCTGCCCTGGCCCAGGTGGTGCGACCCGTGCTCCTGCTCT TTGGCATTCGTGGCGAGGTTGCTCTGAACCAGGAGGATTACAACAAGACCTGGATTTATATGCCCAATGGACAGGGTAAGCCGGAGGTGGCCTACCTGGTGGAACCTCCGCCCGAGAACCGTATCAATCTTCCCCAGCTCATCAAGTTTGAACTGTATGGGAG GGATTCCAGTTCTAGCGCAGATTTCTGGATTGATGAAAACAATTTTGAGTTTCCACAACGCCACAAGCGAGACACTTGGCAGGAGATGGCCGAAAAGTTTAATCCGGACCTGGACACAAAGATCCTCGTCCACGGCTGGAAGTCCAGCACCATGAGCAACTCGATCCAATCGATTCGCGGAGCTTATATCGAACGGGGCCAGGTGAACGTTTTCGCCATCAACTGGAAGGATCAGGCGGATAATATTTACTACCTGACTCCGGCTCGATACACAGTGCAAGTGGGTAGGGCGGTTGCAAAGCTGATTGATCTCCTCGTGGAGGAGAAGGACGCGGATCCGAATAGGATACACCTCATAGGCCACAGTCTGGGTGCACACATAATGGGCTATGCGGGCTCCTACACCAAGTACAGGGTTAACCGCATCACTGGTCTGGATCCGGCGCGGCCTGCTTTCGAGGATTGCATCGGTCCGGAGAATCACCTCGACGATACGGACGCCAACTTTGTGGATGTTATTCACAGTTGTGCCGGTTATCTGGGATTCAGAAAACCAATCGGTATGGTGGATTTTTATCCAAATGGTGGGGGACCACCGCAGCCGGGTTGCAAGGAGCTTTCACAGATTTTTA cTGGTTGCAGTCATGGACGTTCGTACGAATATTATGCAGAATCCATAAATTCACCAAAAGGTTTTTATGGTGTTCCCTGCTCTGGTCTAGATGAACTTAAGGGAAAAAACTGTACAGGCGGCAAAATCTTGATGGGGGACCCTGTTCCACGCGACGCTCGTGGGATATTTTTTGTGAAAACGGCCAACAAACCGAGTTATGCCTTGGGAATCGATGATATATGGAGTAACTAA